GGAGGCGCGCTCGACGAGGTCGGCCATCTCGGGGGTGATCTCGATCGGTTCGGTCTCGGCACCGCGGGCGGCGTTCGTCAGCCAGTGCTCCGAGGAGCGGGCCATCCCCGCGATCGGCTCGCCGTCGGTGGCGACGACGCGGATGTCGCGGCCCGGCTTCTCGACGAACTCCTGGATGTAGAACACCTTGTGTTCGTAGTGGCCGAGCGTCTCTTTGTGTTCGAGAATAGCCTCGGCAGCGTCCCGCGAGTCGATTTTCGCCATCAGCCGCCCCCACGACCCGATGACGGGCTTCAGCACGCAGGGGTAGCCGAACTCCTCGATCGACTCCATGGCTGCTTCCTTGGTGAACGTGACCTCGGTCGCCGGCGTCGGCACGTCCGCGTTCGCGAGTACGAGGCTGTTTCTGGCTTTGTCGGCACAGACCGCCGCCGTCTCCGGCCCGTTCACCACGGGGACGTCGTAGGCGTCGACGAACCGGGTGATGTACCGCGATCGGCTGGTCGCGAGACAGCGGTCGACGACGATGTCGAGCCCTTCGAGGACCTCCGGCGGTTCGTGGACGCCGAAACGTTCCTTTCGCACGTCGATCTTCGTGACCTCGTGGCCCCGGTCGCGGAGCTCGCTCAAAAGAAGCTTCTCGTCGCGGCGGATCCGCGAGTAGAGCACGCCGACGTTCACGAAGCGTCACCTCGTGACGGTTCGTGTGCCCGGGACGCCCTCGGCGGC
The genomic region above belongs to Natronomonas moolapensis 8.8.11 and contains:
- the lysX gene encoding lysine biosynthesis protein LysX; translation: MNVGVLYSRIRRDEKLLLSELRDRGHEVTKIDVRKERFGVHEPPEVLEGLDIVVDRCLATSRSRYITRFVDAYDVPVVNGPETAAVCADKARNSLVLANADVPTPATEVTFTKEAAMESIEEFGYPCVLKPVIGSWGRLMAKIDSRDAAEAILEHKETLGHYEHKVFYIQEFVEKPGRDIRVVATDGEPIAGMARSSEHWLTNAARGAETEPIEITPEMADLVERASEAVGGGLLGVDLMETGDSYTVHEVNHTVEFKALNEVTETDVPAAVVDWLEARVRNVEVAA